Proteins encoded in a region of the Shumkonia mesophila genome:
- a CDS encoding D-TA family PLP-dependent enzyme: protein MPISSLPLDDDTNRNLIGQSFEGIDTPAVVVDLDVVEANVRRFQAYCDDHGLGLRPHIKTHKIPEFAALQMTAGAVGINCQKIGEAEVMADAGLSDILITFNILGPAKLARLRRLAERCALTVTADNETVVAGLAATMAGAGQPLDILVECDTGAGRCGVQSPEAALDLARRIAAFPALRFRGLMTYPKAGAARAAADWLAKAKALCEADGLPCPVVSSGGTPDMWGAGDLGTVTEYRAGTYFYNDRSLIARKVCAVADCALTVLATVVSRPTAGRAIIDAGSKALTSDLLGLEGYGFIPSLPKASIYALSEEHGFVDLRDDADRPAVGDKIRIIPNHACVVSNLVERVYAIRDGKVVDILRVQARGRSQ, encoded by the coding sequence ATGCCGATATCCTCCCTCCCCCTCGATGACGACACCAACCGAAACCTCATTGGCCAATCCTTCGAGGGCATCGACACCCCGGCCGTCGTCGTCGATCTCGACGTGGTCGAAGCCAACGTGCGCCGGTTCCAGGCCTATTGCGACGACCACGGGTTGGGCCTGCGGCCCCATATCAAGACGCACAAGATCCCGGAATTCGCCGCCTTGCAGATGACGGCCGGCGCCGTCGGCATCAACTGCCAGAAGATCGGCGAGGCCGAGGTAATGGCCGATGCCGGCCTGTCCGATATCCTGATCACCTTCAACATCCTGGGGCCCGCCAAGCTGGCCCGCTTGCGGCGTCTCGCCGAACGCTGCGCGCTGACCGTTACGGCGGACAACGAAACCGTCGTTGCCGGTCTTGCCGCGACCATGGCCGGGGCCGGCCAGCCGCTCGACATCCTCGTCGAATGCGACACCGGGGCCGGGCGATGCGGGGTGCAAAGCCCGGAGGCGGCGCTGGATCTGGCGCGTCGCATCGCGGCCTTCCCCGCTTTGCGTTTCAGGGGCCTGATGACCTATCCGAAAGCCGGCGCCGCCCGCGCGGCAGCCGACTGGTTGGCCAAGGCCAAGGCGTTGTGCGAAGCGGACGGCCTTCCCTGCCCCGTCGTCAGCAGCGGCGGCACCCCCGACATGTGGGGAGCCGGAGACCTGGGCACAGTGACCGAATACCGGGCCGGCACCTACTTCTACAACGACCGCTCCCTGATCGCCCGCAAGGTGTGCGCGGTCGCCGATTGCGCGCTCACCGTCCTGGCGACGGTGGTGAGCCGGCCGACCGCAGGGCGGGCCATCATCGACGCGGGTTCGAAGGCGCTGACCAGCGATCTCCTCGGCCTGGAGGGCTATGGCTTCATCCCCAGCCTGCCCAAGGCCTCCATCTATGCCCTGAGCGAAGAGCACGGCTTCGTCGACCTGCGGGATGACGCCGACCGGCCGGCCGTCGGCGACAAGATTCGCATCATCCCCAACCATGCCTGCGTGGTCAGCAACCTGGTCGAGCGCGTGTATGCGATCCGCGATGGAAAGGTGGTCGACATCCTGCGCGTACAGGCCCGCGGCCGCAGCCAGTAA
- a CDS encoding alcohol dehydrogenase catalytic domain-containing protein translates to MKALVYTNPEELTHRNEADPIPETGEVLIRVEAAGICGSDMHAFHGHDERRFPPLILGHEAAGTIAAGPRKGERVVVNPLMTCGQCDACLSGRSNLCAKRQIIGMNPREGAFAQYLRMPERNLVTMPDGMDPVHAAATEPVATAWHAVGLAERASARPLAECRALVLGAGAVGLTAGLVLAHRGCAGLRVGDTNALRRKTAIAAGCGDVYDPINDAGPEDNGFDVVIDAVGGRITRQTAVAAVKPGGVIVHIGLMDNQDGLNVRKITLQEVTFVGTYTYTMVDFRATMAALHAGALGRLDWIEARPLAAGLAAFRDLDAGRTAAAKIVLQPQ, encoded by the coding sequence ATGAAGGCACTGGTCTACACCAACCCCGAGGAACTGACCCATCGCAACGAAGCGGATCCGATCCCCGAAACCGGGGAGGTCCTGATCCGTGTCGAGGCCGCCGGCATCTGCGGGTCGGACATGCACGCGTTCCACGGTCACGACGAGCGGCGCTTCCCGCCGCTGATCCTCGGCCACGAGGCGGCCGGGACCATCGCCGCGGGACCGCGCAAGGGCGAACGCGTGGTGGTCAATCCGCTGATGACCTGCGGCCAATGCGACGCTTGCCTGAGCGGCCGTTCCAATCTGTGCGCCAAACGCCAGATCATCGGCATGAATCCGCGCGAGGGTGCGTTCGCCCAGTATCTGCGCATGCCCGAGCGTAACCTGGTGACCATGCCCGACGGCATGGACCCGGTTCACGCCGCGGCAACCGAACCGGTCGCCACCGCTTGGCATGCCGTCGGTTTGGCCGAACGGGCTTCGGCGCGGCCGCTTGCCGAGTGCCGGGCGCTGGTATTGGGTGCCGGGGCCGTCGGCTTGACCGCCGGCTTGGTTCTGGCTCATCGGGGATGCGCCGGCCTGCGCGTCGGCGATACCAACGCCCTGCGCCGGAAGACGGCCATCGCCGCCGGATGCGGCGATGTCTACGATCCCATCAACGACGCCGGCCCCGAAGACAACGGCTTCGACGTGGTGATCGATGCGGTCGGCGGCCGGATCACCCGCCAAACGGCGGTGGCGGCGGTCAAACCGGGCGGCGTCATCGTCCATATCGGTCTCATGGACAATCAGGACGGCCTCAACGTCCGCAAGATCACGTTGCAGGAAGTGACCTTCGTCGGCACCTACACCTATACGATGGTCGATTTCCGGGCGACGATGGCGGCCTTGCACGCCGGCGCGCTGGGACGGCTCGACTGGATCGAAGCCCGACCGCTGGCCGCCGGGCTGGCAGCTTTCCGCGACCTCGACGCCGGTCGTACGGCGGCGGCCAAGATCGTCCTGCAGCCGCAATGA
- a CDS encoding RidA family protein, with protein sequence MTIKRYGSGQKGAGGSPLPFARAVEADGWLYVSGQVAMVEGRVIDGGIVAQAHQAIKNVIAILKEAGYGPEHVIRAGVWLDDARDFAAFNAVYAEYFGDNPPARACVQSSMMVDCKVEIDCVAYKAKD encoded by the coding sequence ATGACGATCAAACGGTACGGCAGCGGCCAGAAAGGCGCCGGCGGCAGCCCACTGCCCTTTGCCCGGGCGGTCGAGGCGGACGGCTGGCTTTACGTGTCGGGGCAGGTTGCGATGGTGGAAGGCCGGGTCATCGATGGCGGCATCGTTGCCCAGGCTCATCAGGCGATCAAGAATGTCATCGCCATCCTCAAGGAGGCCGGCTATGGGCCGGAGCACGTGATCAGGGCCGGCGTGTGGCTCGACGATGCCCGCGACTTTGCGGCCTTCAACGCGGTCTACGCCGAATACTTCGGCGACAATCCGCCGGCGCGCGCTTGCGTGCAGTCCTCAATGATGGTCGACTGCAAGGTCGAGATCGACTGCGTCGCCTACAAGGCGAAGGACTGA
- a CDS encoding transporter substrate-binding domain-containing protein, translated as MMRGIPKLVGLLSAVAVLATGVANAQTKGKLDEVLARGKLIVGTGSTNAPWHFIDQGGKLAGFDVDVAKIVAKALFDDAEKIEFVNQSSDSRIPNLTTNKVDMTCQFMTVTGGRAQQVEFTVPYYREGVGLLLAANGKYKSYADLKAAGSKVAISVLQNVYAEEMVKKALPEAKVDQYDSVDLIYQALNSGRADAAATDQSALRWFMNQNPGRYLDAGYGWNPQTYACAVKRGDQAWLNFVNTALHEAMTGVEFDAYAASFKKWFGVELPPPAIGFPVEFK; from the coding sequence ATGATGAGAGGCATTCCTAAACTGGTGGGGCTGTTGAGCGCCGTTGCCGTACTGGCGACCGGCGTCGCCAACGCCCAAACGAAAGGCAAGCTCGACGAGGTCCTGGCCCGCGGCAAGCTGATCGTCGGTACCGGCAGCACGAACGCGCCCTGGCATTTCATCGATCAGGGCGGCAAGCTGGCGGGATTCGACGTGGACGTCGCCAAGATCGTGGCCAAGGCGCTGTTCGACGATGCCGAAAAGATCGAGTTCGTCAATCAGTCGTCGGACTCACGGATTCCGAACCTGACCACCAACAAGGTGGATATGACCTGCCAGTTCATGACCGTGACCGGCGGTCGCGCCCAGCAGGTCGAGTTCACCGTTCCCTATTATCGCGAAGGCGTCGGCCTGTTGCTGGCCGCCAACGGCAAGTACAAGTCCTACGCCGACCTGAAGGCGGCCGGCAGCAAGGTCGCCATCTCGGTTTTGCAGAACGTCTATGCCGAGGAAATGGTCAAGAAGGCACTGCCCGAGGCCAAGGTCGATCAGTACGACAGCGTCGATCTGATCTACCAGGCCCTCAATTCCGGGCGGGCCGATGCCGCGGCCACCGACCAGTCGGCCCTGCGCTGGTTCATGAACCAGAACCCCGGCCGTTATCTCGACGCCGGCTACGGCTGGAACCCCCAGACCTATGCCTGCGCGGTCAAGCGTGGCGACCAGGCATGGCTCAATTTCGTCAACACCGCCTTGCACGAGGCGATGACCGGGGTTGAGTTTGATGCCTACGCGGCGTCGTTCAAGAAGTGGTTCGGTGTCGAACTGCCGCCGCCGGCCATCGGCTTCCCGGTCGAGTTCAAGTAA
- a CDS encoding amino acid ABC transporter permease has product MEFTQFLNELWIARGALWQGFQLTVAVSALAVAFGTVLGLFVGMMLVYAWAPFKLLVRLYVDFIRGTPVFVLVLASFYILSVIGIQLNAFQAGVLAITVFCSSHVGEMVRGALQAIHRGQTEAAMAIGLTFRQTFQYVLMPQALRQILPTWVNAATEMVKASTLLSVIGVAELLLSTQQVISRNFLSLEFYFFAGLIYFAIDFSIERFGRYLERRLAAY; this is encoded by the coding sequence ATGGAATTCACCCAGTTTCTCAATGAATTGTGGATCGCCCGTGGGGCCCTGTGGCAGGGCTTCCAACTGACGGTCGCGGTTTCGGCGCTGGCCGTCGCGTTCGGTACCGTGCTCGGGCTTTTCGTCGGCATGATGCTGGTCTACGCGTGGGCGCCGTTCAAACTATTGGTCCGCCTGTACGTCGATTTCATCCGCGGCACGCCGGTCTTCGTGCTGGTCCTGGCCTCGTTCTACATCCTCTCGGTCATCGGCATTCAGCTCAATGCCTTCCAGGCCGGGGTGCTGGCCATCACGGTCTTCTGCAGTTCGCACGTCGGCGAGATGGTGCGCGGCGCGCTGCAGGCCATCCATCGCGGGCAGACCGAGGCGGCGATGGCCATCGGCCTGACCTTCCGCCAGACGTTCCAGTACGTCCTGATGCCTCAGGCCCTGCGCCAGATCCTGCCGACCTGGGTCAACGCCGCGACCGAGATGGTCAAGGCCTCGACCCTGCTCTCGGTCATCGGGGTGGCCGAACTGCTGCTCTCCACGCAGCAGGTCATCTCGCGCAATTTCCTGAGCCTGGAATTTTATTTCTTCGCCGGCCTTATCTACTTCGCCATCGATTTTTCCATCGAGCGGTTCGGGCGCTATCTCGAACGCCGGCTCGCCGCTTACTGA
- a CDS encoding amino acid ABC transporter ATP-binding protein translates to MADPLLVIENLHKKFDHLEVLRGVDFRMNAGDVVSIIGSSGSGKTTLLRCVNLLEDFHEGRIVIDGQEIGYALKGGRRVRLPNSTVARHRALTGMAFQTFNLFPHLSALRNVTLGLIKVRGMKKDEAVAIAERWLDRVGLLARRDHYPGQLSGGQQQRVAIARAIAMNPKLMLFDEVTSALDPELVNEVLNVIKDLARDGMTMLIVTHEMRFAYEVSRRIIFMNEGRIGEEGPPSEMFNNPKTPRLAEFLKNSSF, encoded by the coding sequence ATGGCTGACCCGCTTCTGGTTATCGAGAACCTGCACAAGAAATTCGATCATCTCGAGGTCCTGCGCGGGGTCGATTTTCGGATGAACGCCGGCGACGTGGTGTCGATCATCGGCTCCAGCGGGTCGGGCAAGACCACCCTGCTGCGCTGCGTCAACCTGCTGGAAGATTTCCACGAGGGGCGCATCGTCATCGATGGACAGGAAATCGGCTACGCGCTGAAGGGAGGGCGACGAGTGCGGTTGCCCAACTCCACCGTCGCCAGGCACCGCGCCCTCACAGGCATGGCGTTCCAGACCTTCAACCTGTTTCCCCATCTCAGCGCGCTCAGGAACGTCACCCTCGGCCTGATCAAGGTGCGCGGCATGAAGAAGGACGAGGCGGTGGCCATCGCCGAGCGCTGGCTCGATCGGGTCGGTCTTCTCGCCCGCCGGGACCACTATCCGGGGCAGCTTTCGGGCGGCCAGCAGCAACGGGTGGCCATCGCGCGGGCCATCGCCATGAACCCCAAGCTGATGCTGTTCGACGAGGTGACGTCGGCGCTCGATCCCGAGCTGGTCAACGAAGTCCTGAACGTCATCAAGGACCTGGCCCGCGACGGCATGACCATGCTGATCGTCACCCACGAGATGCGCTTCGCCTACGAGGTGTCGCGCCGCATCATCTTCATGAACGAGGGCCGGATCGGCGAGGAAGGCCCGCCGTCCGAGATGTTCAACAACCCGAAGACGCCACGGCTGGCCGAATTTCTCAAGAACAGTTCGTTCTGA
- a CDS encoding amino acid ABC transporter permease, producing the protein MDYRLNFDAVWRSFDLLLSGLGLGLGLAVISIFLGSLIGLVAAFAMVSRNKVWRTIAVVYVTAIRNTPILVLIFFTFFALPQMGVRLGKVESFVVTLTVYAGAYLTEVFRGGLAALPRGLREAGLAIGMTEWRTNLWVIIPVMIRNVLPALSNNFISLFKDTSLAAAIAVPELTFYARQINVNSFRVIETWMVASLMYVVACYVIAAGLRRVERKLAIPR; encoded by the coding sequence ATGGACTACCGTTTGAACTTCGACGCGGTATGGCGGAGCTTCGATCTCCTGCTGTCGGGACTGGGGCTCGGCCTGGGGCTGGCGGTGATTTCCATCTTTCTCGGCAGCCTGATCGGCTTGGTCGCGGCCTTCGCCATGGTCTCCCGGAACAAGGTGTGGCGCACGATCGCCGTGGTTTACGTCACGGCGATCCGCAACACGCCCATCCTGGTCCTCATTTTCTTCACTTTTTTCGCCTTGCCCCAGATGGGCGTCCGTCTGGGCAAGGTGGAATCCTTCGTCGTCACCCTGACCGTCTACGCCGGGGCCTATCTCACCGAGGTGTTCCGCGGCGGACTGGCCGCCCTGCCGCGCGGACTTCGCGAAGCCGGCCTGGCGATCGGCATGACCGAGTGGCGGACCAATCTCTGGGTGATCATCCCGGTGATGATCCGCAACGTGCTGCCGGCGCTCAGCAACAATTTCATCTCGCTTTTCAAGGACACCTCGCTGGCGGCGGCGATCGCCGTTCCCGAGCTGACGTTCTATGCCCGCCAGATCAACGTCAACTCCTTCCGGGTCATCGAGACCTGGATGGTGGCGAGCCTGATGTACGTCGTGGCCTGCTATGTCATTGCTGCCGGCCTCCGGCGCGTCGAGCGCAAGCTCGCGATCCCGCGATAG